The proteins below are encoded in one region of Neofelis nebulosa isolate mNeoNeb1 chromosome 17, mNeoNeb1.pri, whole genome shotgun sequence:
- the LOC131500120 gene encoding KRAB domain-containing protein 5-like, translating to FQALLTFRDVAIEFSQEEWGCLNHSQRELHRDVMLETYGHLLFLGLIVSKPDLVIVLEQEEELWGVKRKETVASHSGRWE from the exons TTTCAGGCACTCCTGACCTTCAGGGATGTGGCCATAGAATTCTCTCAGGAGGAATGGGGATGCTTGAACCACAGTCAGCGGGAGCTGCACAGGGATGTGATGTTAGAGACCTATGGACACCTCCTCTTCTTGG GTCTCATTGTGTCAAAGCCAGACCTGGTCATCGTTTTGGAGCAAGAGGAGGAGCTGTGGGGtgtgaagagaaaggagacagtagCCTCACACTCAGGTAGGTGGGAGTGA